A genomic region of Helicoverpa armigera isolate CAAS_96S chromosome 31, ASM3070526v1, whole genome shotgun sequence contains the following coding sequences:
- the LOC126054467 gene encoding larval cuticle protein LCP-17-like, whose translation MKLLLISTLVAFAAADVSHILAPASKDAAAVIVRQELDVGVEGQYQWAIETDNGITASESGALKNVGAETPAEVVQGAAGWTSPEGEVISLQYVADENGYQPQGSHLPTPPPIPEAILRALQYIKDHPPKVEN comes from the exons ATG AAGCTCCTTCTCATCTCAACCCTCGTGGCGTTCGCTGCTGCCGACGTCTCCCACATCCTGGCACCCGCCTCCAAGGATGCTGCTGCCGTGATCGTGCGCCAGGAGTTGGACGTGGGAGTTGAAGGCCAGTACCAGTGGGCTATTGAGACTGACAACGGCATCACAGCCAGCGAGAGCGGGGCGCTGAAGAATGTTGGAGCC GAGACACCAGCTGAGGTAGTTCAGGGTGCAGCGGGCTGGACATCCCCCGAGGGAGAGGTCATCAGCCTACAGTATGTCGCTGACGAAAACGGATACCAGCCACAG GGCTCCCACCTCCCCACCCCTCCTCCCATCCCGGAGGCCATCCTCCGCGCTCTGCAGTACATCAAGGACCATCCCCCCAAGGTCGAGAACTAA